From the genome of Laspinema palackyanum D2c:
CTTAGCCCGGTATTTGGAAGACTATCGGGGAGTGGGCGTAATTTTCTTATGCAATCGCTGTCCTTATGTCCAATCCTATCTCGATCGCCTCAACCAGATCCAGACGGATTTTAACGACAAAGGCTTTACCCTGATTGGCATTAACTCCAACGATGCCAGCCAATATCCTGAAAATAGCTTTGAACAAATGAAGTCCTTCGCCCAGGAAAAGGACCTAAATTTTCCCTATCTGCGGGATGCCACCCAGGATGTAGCCCATTGCTTTGGGGCCACAACGACCCCCGAGGTGTTTTTGCTGGATGGGGAGGGGATTTTGCGCTATCGAGGGTCCATTGATGATTGTCCCGATCGCCCGGAAGCGGTAAAGGTTGCCTACTTGAGAGCGGCGATCGCATCCCTGCTATCTGAGGAACCCATCGTCATAGAATCTACCGAAACCATTGGCAGTTCCCTCAAATGGCATCAAAAAGGACCCTAAACCCGGACTGCCTCAAACTTCCCGTCCCGTCCAAGGGCCATAGACCCAAACCGTCAAAATGGACCCCTATCCCAAGCATTTCCGGGAGTCTCCAGACAACTCAGGGATGATTTCGGGTAGAATGCGTCGAAAAATGCCGACATCCTGCTATCTTATGGGGGAGGCAAATACAGTTGGGAAAAGAGTGAGCTGATGGGGAGAGTGTACCAGCGAGTCTTACTAAAGCTGAGTGGCGAAGCATTGATGGGCGAGCTAAATTACGGCATCGATCCCATCGTGGTTGAGCAAATCGCTCAACAGTTGGCAGATCTAATTGCCGATGGCGTAGAAGTGGCAGTTGTTGTCGGTGGCGGTAACATTTTTCGCGGAGTTAAGGGAGCAGCGGCAGGCATGGATCGGGCGACTGCTGACTACATCGGCATGATCGCCACGGTGATGAATGCCATGACTTTGCAGGATTCTCTCGAACGCATGGGCGTACAGACGCGGGTGCAAACCGCGATCGCCATGCAGGAAGTTGCTGAACCCTATATTCGTCGTCGTGCCATTCGCCACCTAGAAAAAAAACGGGTGGTTATTTTTGGGGCAGGATCGGGAAATCCCTTCTTTACCACGGATACCACCGCCGCCCTAAGAGCAGCAGAAATCAATGCTGAGGTGATCTTTAAGGCAACTAAAGTTGATGGGATTTATGATAGTGACCCCCATGTGAACCCGGATGCGAAACGGTATAATAGCCTGACTTATGGTCATGTTTTAACGCACGATTTACGGGTGATGGATAGTACCGCGATCGCCCTGTGCAAAGACAATAATATCCCGATCATAGTATTTGACCTCTCGGTACCGGGTAACATCCGCCGAGCGGTCTTGGGAGAAAACGTCGGAACGATTGTGGGAGGTTTTTGTGAAGTTAGCTGAAGTAGAAGATCTGATGAAAAAAGCCGTTGAGTCTACTCAACGCTCTTTTAACACCATTCGCACCGGCAGAGCGAATACCTCTTTGCTGGACAAAATCATGGTGGAATATTACGGGTCACCCACCCCGCTCAAATCGTTAGCGAGCATCAATACCCCCGATGCGAGTACGATTTCGATTCAACCGTTCGATCGCGGCAGTTTGGCTGTTATCGAAAAAGCCATTTTAACCTCGGATTTGGGCTTAACTCCGAGCAATGATGGGGCAGTCATTCGGTTGAACATTCCCCAGTTAACCAGCGATCGCCGTCAGGAACTGGTGAAAGTTGCTGGAAAATATGCCGAAGAAGGGAAGGTTGCCATTCGCAATGCTCGTCGGGATGGCATTGATTCAGTCCGCAAGCAGGAAAAAAATAGCGACATCTCCCAAGATGAATCGAGAGCTTTGCAAGATGACATTCAAAAACTGACGGATAAATACGTCGCAAAAATCGATGAAGTGCTGGCGGTGAAAGAAAAAGACATCACTACTGTCTAATTTTTCGGACCGTTTTCCCAAGCCTAGCGAGTTTGTAATCAACTAAAAAACCCAGATAATTCTTCAGGTTATCTGGGTTTTTCTGACATCTATTCGTTACAGTTTGTCAAGGATGCCCGGAGTGTCCTCTGTCTGATGACAGAGGCGCAAGCGCCCAGGGCGTGCCATAAAATCAATTCAATTCAGAGGTGAAAATTCAATCATTATGTTCGATTGCATTATTGTAGGAGCGGGTCCCGCTGGCGGAAGTGCCGCCTATCATTTAGCAAAACGAGGCCGATCGGTTTTAGTCCTAGAAAAAGAATCTTTGCCGCGATATAAACCCTGTGGCGGAGGTGTCTCTCCAGCGATCGCCCAATGGTTTGACTTTGACTTTTCCCCGGCAATTTCTATGAAGGTCGATCGCCTCCGCTACACTTGGCAGGGAGAGGACCCGGTAGAGGTACAACTCGAAACCCCCGAACCGATGTGGATGGTCCGTCGGGATATCTTTGACCAATTCCTCATCGATCAAGCTAAACAACAAGGGGCTGAAGTTCGGGACAACAGTGCAGTCACTCAAATTGCTTTTAAAGGCGATCGCTGGCAAGTCACCACCGCTACCGAAACCTTAGAAGCCAAATATCTAATCGCCGCCGATGGGGCCAAAGGTCCAATGGCGAAAATGCTGGGCTTTAAAGAGCGCGATCGCCAACCTGCCGCCGCCATTGAAATTACTTCCCCAAATCCCAATGCTCTGATTCAGTTTGATTTTGGCCGCATCAAAAAAGGCTACATCTGGAACTTCCCCAAAGCCGATGGTTACAGCCTCAGCATTGCCAACTTACAAGGGGGCACCAAAGAAAAGCTGGATCAAATCTTAACTGAATATGCCCAAGCTAATGGGTTCCCCCTCTCCACCCAAGTGCATCAGGATTTTCTATGCTTATGGGAAAAAGAGCAAAAACTCCATACCCAGAATGCCATCCTTGCCGGGGAAGCTGCCTGCGTTGTTGACCCCTTAACCGCTGAGGGAATTCGTCCCTCCATGTTTAGCGGCGTGAAAGCAGCAGAGTCCATTGATGCCGCCCTCGCTGGCACAAGCAACGCCTTAGAAAAATACACTCAGGTGATGAATGAGGAATGGGGAGGGCAAATGGTTTGGGCTTCCCGCGTCTCTGGTTTATTCTACAGAATTCCCAAAATTGCTTATAAAGTGGGGATTAAGCGTCCAAGTGCGACTCAGCGCATGGTAGAGGTATTGTGTGGGGAAACCAGTTATGCCGATATTGCCGACAAGGCGATCGACCGTCTCAAGAAAAACCTGATACCTGGTTTCGGGGGCTAGTCCGGTTTAACCTAATCCCCTCAAGCAGGGGTACAGAATGAGAACCCAAGGACAACAACAAACCGGGTTTCGGGTTGAGATTTGTGACAAATGGGGAACAATTGGGTCAAGAAACCCGGTTGTCTTCCCCCTCCTATACCGACGCCCTATAATAGCCCGAGTCTCGTAGGAATTGTCCAATGGAACCCTTTTGTAGGAGCATCTTGCTCCATCACCGCAGTCGGGAGCACAGGATGCTCCCACTGACGCAAATTCTTTATTGTCATGATGATTTAGATGCGTTATAGCATCCAGTCTGGAGGCCCTCGGAAGCAGCTATCACCGGATAGACAATAGAGTTAAGGAGGGGCCCAGGGTTCAAGGGATTGATAGGAGCCGATATGTAGTAAATCCTTAAGATGTTCAGGCGTAAATAAACTAAACTATAGAAATGACAATTTACTTTTACAAAGTTGACGAACCCTACGGCTGTTTTTCTAATTTTTCCCCCCACGGAATTCGCAGAAAGGGCCTGCATTGGCCGACAGTCGAGCATTATTATCAAGCTCATAAATTTATTGGGGTAGAGGATGAGTCAATCATTACTGAAATCCGGAATGCGGCGACTCCGGATGAAGCGGCGAAATTAGGACGCGATCCGTCTCGGACCATTCGCTCAAACTGGGATTGGGTCAAACTCGGGATTATGCGAGAAGCGGTATTAACCAAGTTTTTGAGCCATTTAGAGATCCAGGCGATTCTTCTGGCAACGGAGGACCTTCTGATTGTTGAGGATTCCCCGACGGATTATTTCTGGGGCTGTGGTGCGGACCGCACAGGTCAAAATCATCTCGGTCAAATGTTGATGAGTGTCCGGGAAGAAATCCGAGGACGCCTTCAGGAAAAGGAGTCCAGTTAAGTGGGCAATGTGGGAACGCTGAGTGGATTCCTTCGGGGGTTTTCACCGGGGGCGAGGGGAAGCTATACACAAGATATAAAATTTATCGGGGGAGCGATCGCCCCTAGCAAAAAATCCGGTTTGGGGACAACAGAAATCCACTCTCTACAGATGAATTTTCCGCTTGTTTTGTCCTATCGGATTCCAGACCGTTGTTAATCTTTAAAATGCCCCTGATCCTTAAATATACCTGAAAATTAGATTTTTGTCAATAGGGGGAACGAGGGAACGGGGTGATAAGTCATTGCAACTCTACAACCCTGGAATATATTAAGATTTTATTGATATGATGTTGACAAAGGCATCAAAATGGTGGTTTTGGCGATCGGACCTGTCACCGGGAGAACAGAAACTAAACCCTCAGTTGTGTGCTAGAAACTCATACAGGGGAATTTTAGCTGATGTCGCTCCTCATCGATAACTGAGTCAGTCAAGACTAGAGCGGTTCAGCTACCTAAAGATGAGACATCAAGCCGGAGTCTCGTTAGAGTGGGGTATTGACCTACTGGCACTCATAAGGCGACGAAATAATTCGAGTGGGTGTAGAGAACCGGAATTTGTGCCGCTCAACCCTGTACTTTTTCGAGAGCCTTAAAATCTAATTTGGTGGGAATACGGAGGGTTTTGGACCTTCCCGAGGTAAAAACATCTGGATTGGAAAAAAGCACATTTTTTATGACACTCAAAAATAATAATACAAATACCGCACAAACCGTCCAACAAAGACTCGATCGCGAAGTGTTGTTGCATCGAATGCTCCACCGGATTCGCCAATCTCTGGATTTAGAGGAAATTCTCACCGCTACGGCTGCTGAAATCCGGACCCTATTAGGAACCGATCGCGTCATGGTCTATCAATTCAATCCCGATAGTAGCGGGAAAGTGATTGCCGAGTCCATTAATGAAAATCGCCTCCCCTCCCTCAAAGGATTAAATTTTCCCGCCGATGATATTCCCGAACGAGCGCGAGAACGGTTTACCAAAGAACGGGTCTGTTCTATCGTGGATGTTGCCAAGCAGCAAATTGGGGTCAGTTCTAGGGAATATGCCTCGAACGAATCTGTCGAGGGTGGAAACAGCATCCGCTATCGCCCTGTAGATGAGTGTCATTTAACCTACCTCAGAGCAATGGGAATCAACTCCTCCGTGGTGGTCCCCATCCTCCATCATCAGGAACTCTGGGGTCTGATTGTCTCCCATCATGTAGAAACGCGCCCCATTTCTGAAGACGATTTGCAGTTGGTCCAATTATTGGCGGATCAGGTGTCGATCGCGATCGCCCAAGCTACCCTCCTCCAAGCCACCCAGCAAAAACAAGCCCGAGAAGCCACGATCAATCAGGTGGCAGCCTTACTCCACGCTCAACCCTCCATCGAGGTCCAGGCGGCACTAGAAGCCACAGTCACCGCCCTCAATGGATGTGGCGGTAGGCTCTACATCGGCGCGAAACACAATGCCATAATGAGTAACCTGGACAACTCAGGCAGTCAACTGTTTACCTCCGGGGAACAACCGCTTCCCATCAAGTCTGAATTCTCCGACATCTTAGAAGAACATCCCCAGTGGAAAGACTGGCTGGAAACCGCCCATTCCACCCCGGATTTAGAACAATCTCATGCCAGTTTCGTCTGGGCAATTCCAGATATTTATAAACCCATTCACATTAACTGTTTTACTCCGGATTTCCGCCCCACGCGAATCCGCAGCCTGCTGGTACTGCCCCTGTTTTACCGACAACAAAATCTCGGATATTTAACCATATTTCGCCACGAAATTGAAACCGAAACCTTATGGGCCGGACGCTTTAATAGTAATCTCAAACAATTAATGCCTCGGCAATCTTTTGAGGCATGGCGGGAACGGAAAACAGGACAAGCTCAAGACTGGCATCCGGAAGAAATTGAAATGGCCCGCTCTCTTGGAAAGCATTTTTCAATGGCGATCGAGCAATATTTACTCTACAAAGAAGTGAATTCCCTCAATGCCAACCTAGAGCAACAGGTCCAAGAACGCACGGAAGAACTCCAACAGTCGTTAAAATTTACTCGCATCCTCAAACAAATCACGGACCAAATCCGCAGCACTTTAGATGTCAGCACCATTCTCCAAACCATCGCCCAGCGGGTGCGAAATTTGCTGAATACCGATCGCGTGGTAATTTATCAGTTTGATGAGACGGGTAACGGAGCGGTGACGGTAGAAGATATCCGGAAAAGTTGGCAATCAGTTCGAGGGGTGTGCTGTCCCGGCTGCATTCCCACGGATATTTCCAATTTGTATTTAAAAGGACGGATTCGGGCGATTCATAATGTGGCTACGGCTGAATTAAGTGACTGTCATCGGCAATTCTTAGAAAGCATTCAGGTGAAGGCTAATTTAATCGTGCCGATTTGTATGGGTTCAGATTTGTGGGGATTTTTAATTGCCCATGAGTGCGAACAACCGCGTCTGTGGCAAGAGCAAGAAATTGACCTGCTGCAACAACTGGCCGATCAGGCAGCGATCGCGATCGGCCAAGCGGAACTCTATCAACAAACCCAAGCGGCGGCGGCGAAAGCCCAAGCCCAAGCGGTGGAGTTAGAACAGGCGATCGAAGATTTGCAAAATGCTCAAACCCAACTTATACAAGGGGAAAAAATGTCCAGCCTGGGACAGCTTGTGGCTGGAATTGCTCACGAAATTAATAATCCGGTTAACTTTATCTATGGCAATCTGAATCATGCCACCCAATATGCCGAGGATTTGTTAGAGTTGCAAAAACTCTACCAATATCATATCCCGGAGCCTCCATCAGAAATTCAGGAGTTTATTGAAGAAATAGATTTAGATTTTCTGATTGAAGATTTGCCGAAAATGTTGGCATCCATGAAGGTGGGGGCGGACCGCATCCGGTCGATTGTACTCAGTTTGCGGAATTTCTCCCGGTTGGATCAAACGGATATGAAAGCGGTGGATATTCATGATGGGATTGATAGTACCTTAATGATTTTACACCACCGCTTTAAAGCCAAAGGCGATCGCCCGGGAATTGAAATTGTCAAAGACTATGGCAATCTGCCTCCGGTGGAATGTTTCGCCGGACAGCTTAATCAGGTGTTTATGAATCTCTTGAGTAATGCCATTGATGCTTTAGAGGACTGGGATAAAGAGCGATCGCCTCAAGAACGTCAACAGGACCCCTGTCGAATTACGATTCGCACCACCGTGACAGGGGATAACGAGAACAGAAATGCGGCGATTTGTATTTTTGATAATGGTCCGGGCATTCCCGAACATCTGCGATCGCGCATTTTTGAACCCTTTTTTACCACCAAAGAGATTGGCAAGGGCACCGGAATGGGTCTTTCCATCAGTAAACAAATTGTGGTGGATAAACACGCCGGAACCTTTAAATGTCTCTCCGAACCGGGTCAGGGGACTGAATTTCAGATTGAAATTCCGATTATTCAGTCCAAACCCTCTGCCACTCCGGAGGTGGAAAGATCAAACCCCAGCCATCTACCCTCTTCCCGGTAGCTTCCGCAACCCTGGGCCGTTTTTCCTCAGTTTTTTGGAGGGAGGGTCAATTTTAGTTGACCCTTCCCTCTGTGCTTAGGGTTGAAGCTTTATATCTCATGGCATAGAAAAAATTTATCGGGATAATCAGATGAATTGATAGAATGAATTGAGAACCACTCCCCGTAACGATTCACCCGAAAAAATGGGCTGATTTACACAGACAAAAAAAATTATAAATCTTATAATCAGAAGGAATCAGGGAAGGTCCGGGATATCAATTGCCCTCAGAATTAGTTCGCGCATCTACTCAATTCAATCCCTCAAGTCAATCCCTCAAGGAACAGTCAGCAGGGTAGTCAGCAGGGTGGAAGGCAGAATATAGGATGGAGTATTAGGAATGGAAAGTTTACTGAGCGTCACAAAGATAGAAACGGACAACATCTCGAAGCGGGGAGGTTTTTTGATGAAGTCAGAACGGAGAACGGCGATCGCTCAGGGTACAACGGAACCGTACAAAACCTTGTCTCGGGCGATCGCCCGCATTCGAGAATCCCTGGACCTAGAATGCCTCTTTCAAGCCACAGTGACTGATCTGCGGCAGTTATTAGATGTCGATCGCGTTGCCGTATTTCGCCTATGGCCCGAATCTAAGGGCAGTTGGGGACAAATTATTGCCGAAGATGTGCGATCGCCAGTGGACGCGGCATTGGGGGCAGAATTAGGCGATCGCAGCTTTGCGGACGACTGTAATACCTACTATCACCTCGGGGGTATTCATGTCATCCCGGATATTTCCCAGTCCCCTCTCCCCCCAAGCTATCACGATTTTTTAACGCGCTTACAGGTTAAATCTCACCTGTGCATCCCCCTCCACCAAGAAGAGACGCTCTGGGGACTCCTCTGGGTGCATCAATGTCGGGGAGAGTGCCAGTGGGAACCCAGCGAAATCGAGTTTCTGCGCCTCATAGTCTCTCACTTGTGTCTAGCCCTGGAACGCTTGGAAGAACAGGGAAAATTCCAAGCCCAAACCTCACAATTAGGGATGGCAGCCCGACGAGAACGAGCCTTATCGACTACCATCCAAAAAATCCGGCGATCGCTGGATATCCATACCCTCTTCCAAACCACCACCCAAGAAGTCCGGCAACTTTTAGATACCGATCGCGTCGGGGTCTATCGCTTCAAACCCGATTGGAGTGGCAATTTCGTCGCCGAATCCGTTTCCCCGGGCTGGAATCCCCTGGTGGGAAACCTGCCGGATATCGCAGATACTCACCTCCAGGAAACCCAAGGCGGGCGCTACCGCGAGAATCAAGCCCTCGCCGTTAATGATATCTACAATGTAGGTCATGCTCAGTGTCACATCGAACTCTTAGAAAAACTCCAAGCTAAAGCCTATATCATTGTTCCCATCCTCGCGGGAGAAACCTTGTGGGGATTGCTGGCAGCCTATCAAAATTCAGGTCCTCGTCATTGGTATGAGTATGAGGTGGAATTAGTCAGTCAAATCGGCGCTCAGTTTGGGGTTGCGGTGCATCAATCTGAACTCTTCGAGCAGTTAAAGCATCAAAAGGAAGAACTATCTCTCACCTTGCAAAACTTGCAACAGGCTCAAAGTCAACTGGTCCAAAGTGAAAAAATGGCAAGTCTCGGCCAGTTGGTGGCAGGAGTGGCTCATGAGATTAATAATCCGGTCAATTTTATCTATGGAAATCTCACTCACATTACGGATTATGCCCGAGATTTATTGGAATTGCTCGAACAGTACCAGGAATACTATCCTAATCCCCATGAGGCGATTCAAGCATTCAGTGAGGAAATCGAATCCAACTTTTTGAAGGAAGATTTGCCTAAAATTTTATCTTCGATGAAAGTGGGAGTGGAACGGATTCGCGGGATTGTTTTATCCTTACGAAACTTCTCCCGACTGGATCAAGCGGAGAAAAAGCGGGTGAACCTTCATGAAGGGATTGATAGTACCTTATTAATTTTGCAACATCGCCTCAAGTCTAAAGGGGACCGGGGGTCAATTCATTTGATTAAAGAGTATGCTGAGTTGCCGTTGGTAGATTGTTATGCGGCACAACTGAATCAGGTTTTTATGAATATTTTGAGCAACGCGATCGATGCCTTGGAAATGCGCGATCGCGATCGGACTCCGGAACAGATTCGTGCCAATCCCAGTTGGATTAAAATCAGCAGTGAATGGGTGGAGGATGATGCTTCTAGCACCAGTCCAGGCGATCGCCGTTCCAAAGGGGAGGAAAACCCAGCCTTGACGAAGGGAAGCGGGGTAGTGATTCGGATTTGCGATAACGGTCCGGGAATTCCAGATGAGGTGCGATCGCGCATTTTTGACCCGTTTTTTACCACCAAACCGATTGGTTCTGGGACAGGTTTGGGCTTATCTATTAGCTATCAAATCTTAGTGGAAAAACATGGGGGTTCTTTGACCTGTATTTCTCAACCCGGACAAGGGACCGAGTTTCGCCTGGAAATCCCGATTCAGCCGCTTCAGATGACCTCTCAGGCAGCATAATCCCCTGGGTCAGCCCCAGTCTGCCCTAACAGCCTCGGTTTAGGGCTAAGGGGAACCCCGGCTGACTCCAGCCAGCGCTTCAGTCTTGATTGTATTTTATATACACAAAGTCGGTTGAATGTCAATCGCATCCTCGCGGATTTTTACCGAGTTTGGTAAATTTATCATCAAAATTAATTGGTAACAATGTCTCAATAAAAATACATGATTCTTGATGTTAGAATTTTTAGGCTCAATTTTCCGGGTTTTTAGTGCGATCGGCAAAATTCATCGTTCCAAATATCCGCTGAGTTGCCTAAAATTAGAAATAGACCGGCACGGGAGAACAGGGCATCGTCCGTACAGAGGACCGCGACCACCCACCCCCAGACAGGAAGCCGCTTAACGCAACTGACCGGGACAGCAAACCAAAGACCCCATCCCATCACAAGGAGTATTGTCTGATGGTAGTATCTACCAACAAAAAACCGGCTGCCAACTTAGAACCGAATCGTCAGCAAAAGCCGCCCAACAAGCACAATCACTATGATTTTCAGGATTTCTTTTCATTTCACCCAGACACCGGGATTGTCACCGACTGGAATCAGGGACGAAATACCTTTACCAGCGAAGACTTTATTATTGGCTTAGTTGAAGGGTTAGAAGAAGAAGTCGGCAGTGCCGCCTCGGTGATCATGTACACCATTGGCTGCGAATGGGGGACCAAAGATGCCGAATTTTTCAAAAAATGGTTTGAGAGAGAATATCAGCGAGATATCCGCCAAGCGAACCTGATGTTCCTGCTCGAAACCTGGTGGTGGCCCTTTACTGCTCAAGGATGGGGACGGTGGGAAGTCGATCTGAGCGATCGCAAGCATGGATTTATGTTTATCAACCTCTTTGATTCTGCCGTTGCTCGCACCCTCGGCGATGTCGGAAAACCCGTCTGCTACATCTATGCCGGTCTATTTGCCGGATTCTTCACCTGCTTGGTCAACAAACAGTTAAGCTGCATCGAGCTCCAGTGTTACTCAATGGGTGAAACCTACTGTAAATTTTTACTCGGCAGTCAGGACCGCATCGATGCCGCTGCCTTCTGGCAAAATGAAGGAGCCACTGCTCGGGATATTCAACAACGGTTAGAAGCCGGAGAACGCTTGCGATGAATAACGGCAAATCGTTATTACAACTGTCAGTCCAAGAATATTTTAGTCAATGTAACTGGCAAGGACAACCCCTAACCCAAGGTTCTAACGGACAGCCGACGGACCCCACCTCCCGGTGGACCTTGGTCGTTGGGGATTATTTCCGCCTGCTGCCTTGGGAAGGGACCCCAGAAGTCGGTTCCTTCCCCAAACCCTCATCCTCTGCCGGAACCGCCTCCTCATCACAAGAGGAAGTCACTCTGATTGATTTACTCGAAGCCTTTTAGGACGTTCCACTGTGACTGAAGTTGCGACTCCAAACCCCGACTTCAGTCACAATTCAGAAACAGCTTTTCTGAACATTCTCCTATCCTCAAACCCAGGTCAGAAGACAACCATGCACCCCGAGATTGCGCGACTGCTAGACCAAGCTGAACAGCGTTATTTACAGACCAATGAACTCGAACTCTTTCGACGCTATGCGGTCTCCTTAGCTAGACGCATGGAGACTTATGAAATTCTCCGGGACAAAGAAGAACAGATTTTTCAACCCGTAGCCGATCGCCTCGTCGCCGCCTTTCCTGATGAACGCCAGGACCTCCTAGAGCGTGCGCTCAAACATTGGCTGTTGATTAGTCGCTACTGCGGGACCGCCATGCTCTTAAGTGACCCCGACTTTCTCGCCTTACGCCTGAACGATTGGATGACTGGGTTCGTGCAAACGCACCAAACCCAATCCATCGAACGCACCCTCTACGACTTATTACTGCAAGGGATAAAAGCCGAACTCTCCGACAAACACTTTCCCCTGATTCAGCCCTTATTTGAGAAAGCCAAAGCGATGTTATTGGAGGAGACTAAACCCCAGTAGTCCACCCATTAACTCATCGAAAACATATCCCCAACCGCGAATTTATAAGCATAACACTATGATTTCTATTTCCAACCTGCTGAAAGAACAACAACTCCCCGGCAATTATTTTGCCTATGACGTTTATGTGAAAGGCGACTTAGAACTCGGACTCCTGGAAAACCGCCGAGGCGATCGCCTCCTCGCCCTCCCCGAAACCTTAATTTCCGCCATCTATAGTGGCCTAGAACATGAAACCGGATCCGCCGCCCGCCTCGTCCTCTTCAACTGCGGTAAATGGTGGGGCAAAAACTTTTATGTGAGATTTTGTGAAGAAATTTCCGATTACTATGGAAAAACCATCTCCCAAATGGAAATGGTCCAATTCATTCAATGCTTTCAGCAATTTTGGAAAACAATGGGTTGGGGTAGCTTTGAATTAAATCAAGACCATTATCAAGATGGATTCTTGATCATCATCGCCAAAAATTCCCCCTACGCAGACCAAGCCCCCAAATGGAATCGCCCCGTCTGTTTTTTAGAAGCGGGAATATTAACCTCCTTTTTCAGTCAATTAACAGGACGAGACCTCCTCTGCCTCCAAACCACCTGTGAATCATTAGGGTCCGACAGCAACCGCTTCATCCTCGGTTTGAGCGATCGCATCAAACCCGCCGAACCCTGGATCCTAGAAGCCCAAGACCACGAAACCATCCTAAAAAACCTCTGCAAATCCTCTCAATAACTCCCGATGTTCGTAGTAACGACTTCAGTCGTTTTTTTCTTTCTTTCTAAAGTTCGTAGTAACGACTTCAGTCGTTCTTAANNNNNNNNNNNNNNNNNNNNNNNNNNNNNNNNNNNNNNNNNNNNNNNNNNNNNNNNNNNNNNNNNNNNNNNNNNNNNNNNNNNNNNNNNNNNNNNNNNNNTTGTTCGTAGTAATGACTTCAGTCGTTCTTAATTGTTCGTAGTAACGACTTCAGTCGTTCTTAATTGTTCGTAGTAATGACTTCAGTCGTTCTTAATTGTTCGTAGTAACGACTTCAGTCGTTCTTAATTGTTCGTAGTAACGACTTCAGTCGTTATCCATCCATCCCTCTTTTCCCATCCCCACCCATGTACGAGTATCAAAAACTCACCCCCAACCAACGAAAACAATTAGTAATAGAACGGGTCGCAAAAGGATTCCCCCCTCACGCACC
Proteins encoded in this window:
- a CDS encoding GAF domain-containing sensor histidine kinase, translated to MKSERRTAIAQGTTEPYKTLSRAIARIRESLDLECLFQATVTDLRQLLDVDRVAVFRLWPESKGSWGQIIAEDVRSPVDAALGAELGDRSFADDCNTYYHLGGIHVIPDISQSPLPPSYHDFLTRLQVKSHLCIPLHQEETLWGLLWVHQCRGECQWEPSEIEFLRLIVSHLCLALERLEEQGKFQAQTSQLGMAARRERALSTTIQKIRRSLDIHTLFQTTTQEVRQLLDTDRVGVYRFKPDWSGNFVAESVSPGWNPLVGNLPDIADTHLQETQGGRYRENQALAVNDIYNVGHAQCHIELLEKLQAKAYIIVPILAGETLWGLLAAYQNSGPRHWYEYEVELVSQIGAQFGVAVHQSELFEQLKHQKEELSLTLQNLQQAQSQLVQSEKMASLGQLVAGVAHEINNPVNFIYGNLTHITDYARDLLELLEQYQEYYPNPHEAIQAFSEEIESNFLKEDLPKILSSMKVGVERIRGIVLSLRNFSRLDQAEKKRVNLHEGIDSTLLILQHRLKSKGDRGSIHLIKEYAELPLVDCYAAQLNQVFMNILSNAIDALEMRDRDRTPEQIRANPSWIKISSEWVEDDASSTSPGDRRSKGEENPALTKGSGVVIRICDNGPGIPDEVRSRIFDPFFTTKPIGSGTGLGLSISYQILVEKHGGSLTCISQPGQGTEFRLEIPIQPLQMTSQAA
- a CDS encoding V4R domain-containing protein, which translates into the protein MVVSTNKKPAANLEPNRQQKPPNKHNHYDFQDFFSFHPDTGIVTDWNQGRNTFTSEDFIIGLVEGLEEEVGSAASVIMYTIGCEWGTKDAEFFKKWFEREYQRDIRQANLMFLLETWWWPFTAQGWGRWEVDLSDRKHGFMFINLFDSAVARTLGDVGKPVCYIYAGLFAGFFTCLVNKQLSCIELQCYSMGETYCKFLLGSQDRIDAAAFWQNEGATARDIQQRLEAGERLR
- a CDS encoding phycobilisome protein, with translation MHPEIARLLDQAEQRYLQTNELELFRRYAVSLARRMETYEILRDKEEQIFQPVADRLVAAFPDERQDLLERALKHWLLISRYCGTAMLLSDPDFLALRLNDWMTGFVQTHQTQSIERTLYDLLLQGIKAELSDKHFPLIQPLFEKAKAMLLEETKPQ
- a CDS encoding V4R domain-containing protein, whose product is MISISNLLKEQQLPGNYFAYDVYVKGDLELGLLENRRGDRLLALPETLISAIYSGLEHETGSAARLVLFNCGKWWGKNFYVRFCEEISDYYGKTISQMEMVQFIQCFQQFWKTMGWGSFELNQDHYQDGFLIIIAKNSPYADQAPKWNRPVCFLEAGILTSFFSQLTGRDLLCLQTTCESLGSDSNRFILGLSDRIKPAEPWILEAQDHETILKNLCKSSQ